The Corythoichthys intestinalis isolate RoL2023-P3 chromosome 19, ASM3026506v1, whole genome shotgun sequence nucleotide sequence aaaaaagtcacatggcaaaatccattttgccacatgccaaaattggCAAGTCCCAATTTTGGTTCTCAGCCCTGCTGCAAACTCGGCAAAAACTGACCAAAGAACAGAAAGTGAAGTGCCCAGTAAATAATTGTAAAATTCACAAGAAAgtaacccaaaaccaacaggtagtgatctaaaatcaacagaaagtggcccaaaatcaacaggacgtgacctgtaaGTACCCTAAGATGaataaggaagtgacccaagatgaactgatttgctgccattgacaacaatagacatccaattcattgaaCCGTGCTCATGTTGAAGTGCCATTGTTCCATTTCGGTCCGGATACTTTTGATAAGCCTAGCTTGCCACACGTTGCAGCCCACGTGGAGCACGAGGACCAGTACGTGTCGGCCATGGAGAAGTTGGGCGACACGTGCGCTTGCGGGGAGGACGCCGCGGTGGGCGCCGCCTTCCTCAAGTTTGCCGTTTTCAGCAAAGAGCTGACGGCGCTCTTCAAGAACCTGGTGAGCTTAACCCAAACAAGCTAGCGTGTTAGCCTGCCTGATGTCACTTCATGTTTAATAGGTCCAAAATATGAACAACATCATCTCTTTCCCGCTGGAATCGCTGCTCAAGGGAGACCTGCGCGGCGTCAAAGGGGTGCGTACATGCGTCCTTCCATGTCattatacagtatgttaatTTTCTAGGAGGGGAATTTGTAGAGAGCCAACATGGGCAACATGTCTGCGGTTTGTAAAATACTTTCAAATCgcggacatgttggctgtgTGTCAGTAGTGTTTGCGTGTTGCTCCTCGCCATGTTTTGATGACGCCATCACAAAAGGACTAAAGTTCTTCACACAATTCAGcggtaaactttcggtctttAAAAGCAAATaccaaaaatgcatttttaactagaaactgcaatttttgGAGAAATTATTCTGGAGCTTTGCTGCGTGGAGATACAGATGTTAGCCCCGCAcatgttggtttggggacatttcggggacgatatcaggtcacttcctgttgatttgggaacatttggggaaCACGTCctcgtcatatcaggtcatttgaggacatttgagGGGCGTGTCCTGTCATATCTggtcatttgaggacatttgcggggcatgtcctggtcatatcaggtcatttcagaAGCGTGCCCTGGTCATATTAGATCATTTGGGGACatatgggggcgtgtcctggtgacatcaggtcatttggggacatttggggtgcgtgtcctggtcatatcaggtcattttggggACATCTGGGGTGCGTGTACTGGTCATATCCGGTcattttggaatatttggcgggcatgtcctggtcatatcgggtgatttgggaacatttggggggcgggTCCTGGTCAcattaggtcatttggggacatttcggaaacatgtcctggtcatatcaggttatttggagacatttgggggcgtcTCCTGAtcacatcaggtcatttgggggatatTTTGgaaacatgtcctggtcatatcaggtcatttggggggcgggtcttggtcatatcaggtcatttggggacatctgGGTTGCGTGTTCTGGTCATATCCGgtcattttgggatatttggcgggcatgtcctggtcatatcgggtgatttgggaacatttggggggcgggTCCTGGTCAcattaggtcatttggggacatttcggaaaCATGTCCTggttatatcaggtcatttggagacatttggggggcgtctcCTGAtcacatcaggtcatttgggggatatTTTGgaaacatgtcctggtcatatcaggtcatttggggacatttggggggcggatcttggtcatttggggacattttgggggcatgtcctggtcgtatcaggtcatttgggagtgGCGTGTCCTTGTCATAtcgggtcatttggggacatttgaggggcATGTCCTGGTgacatcaggtcatttggggacatttgggggggcgtgtcctggtcatattaggtcatttggggacatttggggggcgtgtcctggtgacatcaggtcatttggggacatttggggggggtgTCCTGGCCACATCAagtcatttgggggcatttgagGGGGGGGTGTCTTGGTCACATTAAGTCATTTGGGGGGACATTTTGGAAACgtgctggtcatatcaggtcatttagggacCTTTTGgggacgtgtcctggtcatataaaatcatttggggacattggggggcgtgtcctgttcgtatcaggtcatttgggggcgggtcctggtcatatcaggtcatttgggaacatttgggggggggcgtgtcctggtcacatcaggtcatttagggacatttcggaaacatgtcctggtcatatcaggtcatttggagacatttgggtGGGGCGTGTCCTtgtcatattaggtcatttggggggggggggcgtgtccAAGTCATATCAAGTTTACCTATTTTTGGTCACATCCCTTGTGCCACCCTTTCAGGACCTGAAGAAGCCGTTCGACAAGTCCTGGAAGGATTACGAGACCAAACTGTGAGGACCGCTTTCCGCTCCCTGCGTGCGCTCTTTATCGTGAAAGTACGCTTCGCCGACAGCTCCAAGCTGGAAAAGGAGAAGCGCGAGCACGCCAAGCAGCACGGCATGATCCGGACCGAGTTCAGCGGCGGGGAGATCGCCGAGGAGATGGAGAAGGAACGTCGCGCCTTCCAGCTCAACATGTGCGAGGTGGGTGGATCGTCGCCGGGCGCTCGCAACGACCGACTGACTTCTTTCCCTTTTCAGTACTTGCTCAAGGTCAACGACATCAAGGTCAAGAAGGGCGTGGAATTCCTGCACAACCTCATCAAGTATTTCCACGCGCAGTGCAAGTACGACCAAGTTAAGACGTCCAATTGTAGAATTGTGGTGGCAGTTACAAAATCAAATAGCCTCTTTAAACCAAGGAGTTTATCAcgaatagacgttcaatccacttGAAGTCTTACACATACGTATATTCTTTCTGGCTCACACACGCGTTCAGTTTCTTTCAGGACGGACTGACGGCCGTGGAGAGTCTGAAACCGTCGGTGGAGAAAATGGCGGCCGAGCTCGCCGCGGTGAGGTTGCCGACCGGCCAACTCGAACCTTTGACGAAAGCTAagactgctgtttttttttcctttgtcgCTTGTTTTACGTATTTGCGCGTGTAGATCAAGCAGTCTCAGGACAGCGAGAGAAAACAGCTGACCCAGCTCCGCGACGTCCTCAAGTCGTCGTTGCAGTCGGAGGGGAAAGAGGTCAGGCGGACGGGAACCGGCGTTCGGGGGCGCGTCGCTAACCCCGTGGCCTTCGTTCGACAGGAGGCGCCGGCCAAGCCCAAGCAAGGATATAGCTTGCACCAGCTGCAGGGCAACAAGGCGCACGGCACCGAACGCTCCGGCGTTTTGTCCAAGCGGAGCGAGGGGTGAGCGGGCGGCGCTGCCGACCGTCGTCGAGGCGGCGCTAACGTTAAGCACGCTTCTTGTGGCGCAGGCTGAGGAAGGTTTGGCAGAAGAGGAAGTGCTCGGTCAAGAACGGCTTCCTGAGCATCTGCCACGCCACGGTAAGCCCCGCCCCCAATGGCCCATTTATCCTCGGAAatgaatttatcactagtagatgtccaacccatttaaagtgggaggtgtCGCTGTCAACCCTTCAACTTGTAATGGATTGGACTTTCTagcgacgtcaatggcagccaatgagaaaaTCAAAATTTTCATTTTCAGGCCAATCGAGCACCAGCCAAACTCAACCTGCTGACGTGCCAAGTCAAGAAGGACGCCGACGACAAAAGGAACTTTGACCTCTTCTCACGTAAGAAAGCCCGTCAGAATGCCATGTGAactttgacggcaatagatgtccaatccatttgaaattagGACTGccgcaattagggctgcagctatcgattattttagtagtcgattaatagaTGAACtatttaattcgaataatcgagtaattagaaaaggaacataaaaaaatttaaatacctgagttgagcctccaacggtataaaaaataataaatcaggatctaagtacaacaaaagaaaaattggctaacttacatagcaaaggtccgctagcttaaatgctataaaatgcttaaaaaaaaaaaaattttttttttttttacaatgctcttaaccagtgttgttaatcttactgaaaaaaagtaattaagtatggttacaaattacttctcccaaaaagtaattgcgttagtaactcaattacctgaatgtaagagtaattagttacttggcaaagtaattggtgataattactttttttttttttttcctaaaaaaaaaaaaaaaaaacattggccacactatgtgaagttttttgtgaaggtttttggtacaattggcccgagcccaattctttaccctaatttactctttaccctgaatcaactgttaaaagttgttaaaattgctcccattattgcaatagttcccttctctctactctcgacatatgaaagttttaaaactgtttcatcatttaaaaatagattcaagtcaagattttgccgatttagaagtattttagataaaaagttacttaggttggctaggaaggttctctacaacagaaccgtcctaaaaagtctactgctttaagatggcggctgtctagtaacgcatttagtgccatgtctgtcattttgcatctagttatatctatatacagtacatgtgatatctaccatgtctaccatatctaccgtaacatgcgggcgtagtttgtaggctatcggctacaacatgtattattggagctacctagaatcgcgtttgctcggcgtcacaactttcttgcctcctccccactcctgctctgctctgctctgtcgtctcggtgagtccgtctccctctgacttttcgaccaatatagtaactcatgcctttccgtcctcagtaacggtaacggccttgccaagatgagaaaagtaattaattagattacccactactgaaaaaaataacgccgttagtaacgcagttatattgtaacgccgttattaacaacactgctctgaacaaatggttcaaacgcatattcctacaaaaaatggctgaatatacctataaacaaaattatgaatgcattaaaaaaaaaaaaaaacattagctcaaacatgaactcagcttatgttggtcttaacagggagtgcCGAGTGTTCAAATTTTCAGCCGTGGAATCTTTTGTTATCAGGCATTTCTTGTGGCAAAACaggatttgttctggactgtccagaagagctgattgcgggatttggtggtgcagacgtggactTGGAGATGTCTTGCCCATCACCTGCTTGTCAGCATCAAtctcgctcagtcagctgcaagtccgtaatatcaaatatattttcCTTGTTTTtcataaactatgatataaaggctttttattttctattgagtgtgttagagtaatacaaacagtcaaacggtAAATATGGAGAAGGATGGTATTCCCTTCAAAACTAAATAACGGATGCATGAACAAACATaattagttcaaacaaaaatataccttatgttgatcagggagcagctggatttttaACCATGGCaaatgagttgtcatattcactgttgccactagagggcagtgcatccacccaaatcaatcaaattGACACCATTAcaccgccactttaattaaacgaatactcgaagcagcaaaatttaattcaaagcttttttaaatctaattactcgagttaactgATCAATAGTTGCAGCTCTAGCCGCAATATATCTTCgtcttcttttttatttaaaaagaaaaaaaaaaaagaaacttttttctttttttttctgtctttcatgtgaataaattgtttgaATTCAaactaaaaaatgtattttttcacttgctgtaattgtataattttaaattataatgattaatatatTAAAGTAACAACAGTAAATACTCCACCTAATTAATTTGTCAGTCCTCATTTTTGAATTgataaaaactacaggaaatacagtggagcaaataagtgtttattcaaccaccaatatgtaaatttacatTAAatcacaaaagtccgctagcttaaatgctactaatgctaaaataaactaaaataaaatgaaatcagtatcatcttcaataacagcaattcaaatttgcgttcacAAGTAGCTGCAGTccgcgcattcaccttagtcttaaccccttgtactgactccatttcgaaagctggaaaaaggcttcgaagcacaagttgacaatttattcaagtCGACAGCGATCGTACAGGACAGAGGGACCCAGGCCaggatccaaggtcaccatatcaccagTCAACAAAGGGTTCCCGAGAAATAAATGACCATGCTTATTGCTTAGTTAAATATTCCGTTTTTTTAAGGCTTTCGCGGGGCAAGCCGTGGGCATGAAGAAGGGTGCATTTAggcattgtttaggattattgtggaTTGgataggaggattcgggagttgatgttgtcagggcaacgagggttgtggattttgccacctcagcatcaaaggggcacttggagtcttatcattcgtattatcagttggatatcgggcattctccggtgttccttgtgttgagacaggacgtcccgccatttgttctggactgtccgaaaGAACTGACGTAGAGACGTGAGCTTGTCGatatcttgcctatcacctggtagtcagcgtcaatcttgctcagtcagctgcatgacgcacacgttgtgattcagtgataagaaggcgtcatgtatctcttatgccctatagtcggcttgtttttcttaaactatggtataagtgctattcattttgtattaagtgtgttagaataatgcaaacagttagactgtgcctacgagaaaaggtactcctCCACAAGCAACAAAcgtgcgcgcaggctgtcactcggctgctctgcgtgtgcgtgtgtggggtgGGCGGGCACGTCTGTACACGTGctagcttcctgcgccaaaataaaagcatgcataactaaacaaaagtcaaaaatatatttttttaaaaacggcgAGACGCAGGCGTCGGTAATTCGAAATCGCATAAGTCGGGTCCATCGTAACCTTTGGACTACCCGTAATgtgatttatatactgtatgaatcaattaacagggtcgtGTCAAAAAGTCAGTGATGATTAGTCGACAattaaaacaattatttttctATCGACGTCAACGGCAGCCCTCAACTGTTGTCTCTACGATTTCCCGCAGATGATCGGACGTACCACTTCCAGGCCGAGGACGAGACGGACTGTCAAATGTAAGCCAACGGCAGCCGGCCCGTCGGGGTCGCTTCGGTTCTCACCGACTGACCGCGGTCGGTGTGGTTCGCAGTTGGGTGTGGGTTCTTCAGAACAGCAAAGAAGAGGCGCTGAACAAAGCCTTCCGGGGCGACCAGGACGAAGGCGACAACATCGTGCAGGAGCTCACCGGGCAAATCGTCGCCGAGGTCAAGAAGATGGCCGGCAACCAAGTCTGCTGCGACTGCGGCGCTCCGGGTGAGTGAGCTGTGCCCGTCCGACGGCGCCCGCCCACTCGCCTGGCTAACCCGCGTTCGGCCGGCGCAGGTCCCTCGTGGCTGTCCACTAACCTGGGCGTGCTGATCTGCATCGAGTGCTCGGGGATCCACCGGGAAATCGGGGTGCACTACTCCCGGATCCAGAGCCTGGACCTGGATGTGCTGGGAACCTCCGAGTTGCTGGTGAGCGTGGCGGGAAGCCAGCACTGGCACAACCGACCGACTAATGACGCTCTACTTTCAGCTGGCCAAGAACATAGGGAACGCCGCTTTCAATCAGATCATGGAGGCGGAGCTTTCTGCGGGAGGCGTGGCTAAGCCTCAGCCCACTAGTGACATGTGAGTACAGATACTTGAAAATAGGGGtgctttggtcacttcctattcattttgggctCACTTGCTTGCTATCTCATTGAAGTTCGTTCACTCGATGCCAGCCCTCCCGCTTccaaaggattggacgtcttgtggCATCCATGAGTGTTAGGGAGTATTGACAAAAGAGCAATGAGAGATACGATGTGTGTGTGTAGGCAGAGCAGGAAGGACTACATCACGCGCAAGTACGTGGACAAGGCGCTCGTCCACCGCGACTGCACCGACGGCGCCGCCCGCCTGCAGGAGCTCTACCGGGCGGTGCGCAACCGCGACATCCTGGCCCTGCTTCAAGTCTACGGCGAGGGGGCGGACCTCACCGAGGCCTGCCCGCAGCCCAACCAACACGTACGAGCTAATCCCATCCCCCGTTCCTTCCTCCGTGCCGTTTGACGTCGGCGTTTCCTTCAGGAACCGGACGAAACGGTCCTGCAT carries:
- the LOC130907819 gene encoding arf-GAP with SH3 domain, ANK repeat and PH domain-containing protein 2-like isoform X2; translated protein: MCDKCKGLRRLARGTQKKNWTEIQCLARACQVSTRCGRGPAPHLRTQARVSHISWLPGWVSAMAEVLSVPEFIRECNDDYAAPTTSSFSSRMTHCRNSVAALEEVLDVERSVLSKLKKALKSVYASGLTHVEHEDQYVSAMEKLGDTCACGEDAAVGAAFLKFAVFSKELTALFKNLVQNMNNIISFPLESLLKGDLRGVKGDLKKPFDKSWKDYETKLSKLEKEKREHAKQHGMIRTEFSGGEIAEEMEKERRAFQLNMCEYLLKVNDIKVKKGVEFLHNLIKYFHAQCNFFQDGLTAVESLKPSVEKMAAELAAIKQSQDSERKQLTQLRDVLKSSLQSEGKEEAPAKPKQGYSLHQLQGNKAHGTERSGVLSKRSEGLRKVWQKRKCSVKNGFLSICHATANRAPAKLNLLTCQVKKDADDKRNFDLFSHDRTYHFQAEDETDCQIWVWVLQNSKEEALNKAFRGDQDEGDNIVQELTGQIVAEVKKMAGNQVCCDCGAPGPSWLSTNLGVLICIECSGIHREIGVHYSRIQSLDLDVLGTSELLLAKNIGNAAFNQIMEAELSAGGVAKPQPTSDMQSRKDYITRKYVDKALVHRDCTDGAARLQELYRAVRNRDILALLQVYGEGADLTEACPQPNQHEPDETVLHLAVRMVDRNSLHIVDFLAQNSANLDARTSRGSTALHYCCLTDNAECLKLLLRGKASVAIADDSGETPLDVARRLGHAQCENLLTQAQSGKFNTHVHVEYEWRLRNDDLDESEDELEDKPIPSRREERDRPVSCFVGAPSPPARHRGQIPSMMISNETYGAILERRLPPGPDPPLPPRGPARGRCNKPVAIETVGRQRSSSDPLTLNDAADRNTSVYVLPVAPPPPPANHRARTAPSHPPPLPPGPPPQHKAPPSGPRPPGPKSPSGSDRRAPQRSSLRTDRRGPVRSPETLEPPTPKPRTAFSASRPKRVRAIYRCSADNPDELTFEEGEVIVVEGEEDSEWWVGHVEAEPARRGVFPVTFVHFITE
- the LOC130907819 gene encoding arf-GAP with SH3 domain, ANK repeat and PH domain-containing protein 2-like isoform X1, which produces MCDKCKGLRRLARGTQKKNWTEIQCLARACQVSTRCGRGPAPHLRTQARVSHISWLPGWVSAMAEVLSVPEFIRECNDDYAAPTTSSFSSRMTHCRNSVAALEEVLDVERSVLSKLKKALKSVYASGLTHVEHEDQYVSAMEKLGDTCACGEDAAVGAAFLKFAVFSKELTALFKNLVQNMNNIISFPLESLLKGDLRGVKGDLKKPFDKSWKDYETKLSKLEKEKREHAKQHGMIRTEFSGGEIAEEMEKERRAFQLNMCEYLLKVNDIKVKKGVEFLHNLIKYFHAQCNFFQDGLTAVESLKPSVEKMAAELAAIKQSQDSERKQLTQLRDVLKSSLQSEGKEVRRTGTGVRGRVANPVAFVRQEAPAKPKQGYSLHQLQGNKAHGTERSGVLSKRSEGLRKVWQKRKCSVKNGFLSICHATANRAPAKLNLLTCQVKKDADDKRNFDLFSHDRTYHFQAEDETDCQIWVWVLQNSKEEALNKAFRGDQDEGDNIVQELTGQIVAEVKKMAGNQVCCDCGAPGPSWLSTNLGVLICIECSGIHREIGVHYSRIQSLDLDVLGTSELLLAKNIGNAAFNQIMEAELSAGGVAKPQPTSDMQSRKDYITRKYVDKALVHRDCTDGAARLQELYRAVRNRDILALLQVYGEGADLTEACPQPNQHEPDETVLHLAVRMVDRNSLHIVDFLAQNSANLDARTSRGSTALHYCCLTDNAECLKLLLRGKASVAIADDSGETPLDVARRLGHAQCENLLTQAQSGKFNTHVHVEYEWRLRNDDLDESEDELEDKPIPSRREERDRPVSCFVGAPSPPARHRGQIPSMMISNETYGAILERRLPPGPDPPLPPRGPARGRCNKPVAIETVGRQRSSSDPLTLNDAADRNTSVYVLPVAPPPPPANHRARTAPSHPPPLPPGPPPQHKAPPSGPRPPGPKSPSGSDRRAPQRSSLRTDRRGPVRSPETLEPPTPKPRTAFSASRPKRVRAIYRCSADNPDELTFEEGEVIVVEGEEDSEWWVGHVEAEPARRGVFPVTFVHFITE